The Flammeovirga pectinis genomic interval TCGCCGTGCTCATATGGATTCATTGTTCCTGGATCTATATTTAAATATGGATCGAACTTCTGAATAGTAACTGAATAGCCTCTTCCTTGTAATAGTTTACCTAAGGAAGCTGAAATAATTCCCTTGCCCAATGATGAGGTAACCCCACCAGTGACAAAAATAAATTTGGTTTGTGTACGAGAAGACATACTTCGGAGATTTCACATTTTGTTTGGGCAAATGTAAAGGAGTAATTATCAATTAGCAAATAAACTATGTCAATGCTTGTAACTAGATCAAAAAAGTGACTGTTGTTCTATCTTTTCTCTAATAATTGGGTAATTAAAATCAGAAATTTGATGTTTCGTAAAATCTTTGCCAATATAATTCCCTAACTCTGGGCAAAGAATATCTTCTGGTTGATGTCCAAAAAAGTAGACCTCTTGTAAGCCTTGTCTTTTAAAGGAGGCTATTCTTTCTCGCCAATCATTTACTCTTTTAAAATCTGTTTGATGTAACTCGTTTCCTACAAATCGAACCATTAAAACAGGAGTTGTTACTCTCATATGTAGTACATCTCTTCTCCCTGCAACATCTGTAATCACTAAGGCATATCCTTTATCCGTAAGAATTTCTGATAATGTATTTAGCATCACTTCATCTGTAAACCAAGAAGGGTGACGTAGCTCTACCCCTAACTTGTAGTTTTTAGGAAATAGATCAAGAAATTGGAATAAAGCACTTGCTTCTTTTGTAGTGAAATCTGGAGGTAGTTGTACCCAAGAATAGCCCAGATTACCCCCTAAAGCTAACATCTGATCAGTAAATTCTAGAACATCATCTTTACTATTTTTCAGTCTTTTTCTATGACTTACCGATTGTAGAAACTTTGGACTGAATCTGAAATTATCACCTACAGTAGACCTCCACTTAATAAGTGTATTTTCTTTAGGGATACCATAATGTGTAGAATTGAGTTCTATGGTATCAAAATGTTGGGCGTAATAATGTAGAAAAGTGGGTGCTTGTGCTTTATCTGGATATATTTTCCCTTTCCAATCGGCACAAGACCATGCAGGAGCCCCTAACCTAAATGTAAAAGAATTCACAAAATTAGGATGATTTCTAAACATCAATTTAGAATATTGATCTTCTCCGGGAAGCGAAAAATCTACCTTAGAAATATCTTTGAGCCGACCAAAATCCATACACATCTTCTTACTGTTTGATACAAAAGCCTATCTAGTAGGTAAAATCAAAAGCAATATACTTGATTCTACTTACTTCTGTGCTGCTTTAAATTCATCCATAGATTTGTAATGGCACTTAGCAAGTAACGCATCAATACGTAATTGTAATTTTGCATCATCTTCAGCATTCTTGCATCTTAAGGCATCAACTAATAATTTCTTTATATCTGAAGAATATTTTGAAGCCAAATCTAAAAATGGTAGATCTATTAATTCTTTATAAACTGGAGTATCTCGTCTAGAAAATGATATTTGACGTGCAGATTCTAATAGAGCGGCAGTATAAACAGGGTATTCCTGGAGTAATTGAGCTATATAGATGTAATCATCAAAATTTACATTCCCATTTTCTACATAGTATCTCAACTCAACAAGACTTCCAGAATTAACTTCACTAGTCATCATTATTTGTTGCAATTGTTCTGTTGCATCTTCTTTAGATAAGGGAGTTCCTTGATTTGCTAAAGACAAGAGAGAAATATTTAGAAACGATAGTATTAAAAGGAGTTTTTTCATAACTAAAAATGAAATTGTTAAATTCTTCACCAAAAGTAAATAATTTAACAAAATGATACTCATCTTTATAGATTACTTTAACAAAGATTAGTTTGTTTACACTCCTTTTATAAATATTTAGTTACATCAAAATAAGTAGTCAAATTTAAATAATCAGTAAATGTATAGAGTAAAGAAGTCCATAAAATGGACGTTGTAAGTACTGAAAAGAACAGTTTTGAAAAAGGTTCTTTTAAACGTACACCAATTGCTATAAAAACAGGTATTCCTAAAAGCACTGGTGCTAAAATAGCAGCAGATAAAAACCCATATTTATTCCATAAGACAACTACTTTTTTTAACCGCTTATCAAAACCTTTTCGCTTATTATTTTTAAACAATAGCACAATCTTTTGGCCAAGGAAATAAGTAACAACTACAGATAGTAATACTGGTACATTTGTATAAACAAGCATCTCTAAAAAAGAAAAACCCACCACACTACATAAAATTGCACCTAAATAAACTTTCCAAATACAAAGCCCAAAAAGGGTCCCTAAAATTAACCAATATCCTGCAACTGTTGTGATCATTTATATGCTTCTGTTAAAAACCAATTATTATATTTTTTTTGCATTCGCTATTAAATTGGTATCAATTAAGAGTAGAATAAATGCAGATAAAATTGCACCTAACCCAATTCCTTGTAAAAATTGATTACTAAAACCAAACCCCAAAATAGCTCCACCTACTAAAGTAAGAAGTTCTGTGGTAAGCAATTTATTAAAAGTTTTTATCACTTTACTCACTCTTAATGCTTCTATTAATGGTACGCCTAATTCAAGTTCCTTTTGTAAAGACTTAATATGTTGGGGTATTTGAAGTAAAATAACACCTCCAACTATACAAGCTAAAGCAGAGGCTGTCAAAATAGGGAGACTTATTCCTTTAATAAAAACAGAGGAAGATAATGAGTAAATAGCACTTTGAAGTACAGTATTAACTCCTCCAAATAAAAACAATGAAAATGAAGTTGATTTTTCTTTACTAAAATACTCGCTCTGACTTAAAAAAGATACGCTATTAATTTCTGAAGAAGAATAAAAAGTAATACCATGATTATTATTAAATAAATTTTGATGAATAAAAGTTGACATCTCATTAACATCAACTGGTGCATATTTTTCGAATTTAGGAGACAAGTTTGATATCAATTGAAAAAACAATTGACTTGCCGATTCCTTTAATCTAAATTCTTCTCTATTTCCTGCTTTAAGAATTGAGGGTTGATAAAAAACTGTACTCTCAATTCCTACACTTTTAACCAACTCTTGCATCTCTCCTTTTACCCTCAAATAATAATTAGACGCTTCTGCATCAGCACCAACAGAACTTATAGTATGAAACTCTTTTATCTGATTCTTTTTCGTCCATTCTGCAATTTGAAAGATAAGGTCTCTATCAATTTCTTCAAAAGCCTCTATAGATCCTGCTTTTTTCAAAGTAGTACCTAAACAAGTAACAACACTATCAGCTTCTACATTTATAGTCTTTAATTGAGAAAAATCTGTTAATATATTTTGATCTATTTTATCATTATCATCAAGCTTTTTTCTAGTAAAAGTTATTACCTTTTTAATTTGATCGTCATTAATAAGTTTTTGAAGTAAAATTTGACCTGTAGCTCCTGTTGCTCCAAAAAGCACAATCGTTTTCATGTTATTTATCATTTCTATTTCATTTTTCATAATTCAAAAATGAGGAATTTCATATACATAAAAATTGACCTATGGTAATAAAAAAAGTCCAAGTTTTCACTTGGACTTTATAAGTTTTTTAAAACAAACAGAAATTGAATGTAATAGATTTCGGGGTTATGTTTTTCATCATAAATAGAGTATCTACTCATGAAATTAATTACTATTACTTACCTAACTGATACAAAGATGTTGGTTGTAACATTCTTATAAATTGATGTATGGTAATTTGTTCTTTCAAGTTAATCTAAGCCCGAATTATAATCTATTCAATTTATTTATTTCAACTCCCGTTTCTAAAGTTATCAACTGGAATATCCGACACTTTCAATTCTTCAATAATTCCAATACAGTTATCTCCTTTTGGTGATTGTATACCAAATCCAATTGACACTGATTTGTCCATTTCCATTCCAAATGCCCTAACAAACCTCCATTTTATTCCATCAATAGAATAATGCAATCCGAAGAAATTATTTTTCCTGGTTATCCTTAACCAACAATTATTTCCTTCTAATATTTCTCCATTCGCATCATCAGACCAGTTATTTGTAATAACAGAAACAACATTATATTTCTTATCAACACCTAATTCTACAGCAATTTTCATCCATTTTCGACCATTCTGACGCACCATTAAAAATGCCGCATCGAAAGGAGCAGAACCTAAGGTTGTTACTTTCCCTTTAATAGTAAAATCCCCCTCTTTAAACTGATGGTAAAATGTAGCACTATCCTTTACATATTCTTCATATTTACATATAAAATCTGTGCCTGCATTTGCTTTGAGTTTAAAAAAATTCTCTCCTTTTAGTAACTCACAAGGATTTAAAGATTCCATGTTTTTCAATTTAATTTTGACTCTTTACCTACTCTACCAATAAAATAGTATCAACTTCACTTTATATAAGTTTCTATACATTCCAGTGTTTTTTTATGTCATTTTCTGAAACTTCTAGTTTATTACCCGAGGTATCTAATGCACCATTTATAAAAAGTCTCCATTGCTTAATCATTTGAGGTATATACATATCTTTTCCTGGAATAAAATACGTGTCGGTTTTAAGACAATATTGTTCTAGGTAATTTATTTTATTATCTTTTTCAGGCATATTATGGTCAAAAACCATTTTAGAACCTTCAAGTATTTCAAGAAACCCAGTAACTTCACTTAATTGATAGGATGACATTGGTGTTGCATTTACTACCAAATCAAAGGGACCTGAAAAATCTTTTAACCTAAGCTCTTCCATCTTTTTATTAACTCTACCCTGATTCCTACCTCTCATCGTTACGTTAATTCCCATATTTTTCAACACATATGAAGCCACTCCCGATACACCTCCATTTCCATAAATAACTGCACTTTTTATTTCCAAACCAGATTCCCCAATATGTTTTCTGACTGCAGTTTCAAAACCAAATGCATCTGTATTAAAACCGTAGAGTTTTCCATTTCTATTTACTACCGTATTTACGGCTCCTGTATTTTTTGCCAATACTTCTATTTCGTCAAGGAATGGTATTATTTCTGATTTCAACCCTTGCCCTGTTACAGCGCCTCCTCTAGTTATTGGTGACTTTAATAAATTAGCGTATTCTTTTGCACTAATTTTATGTGGGAATGTAAAATAACTCAAATTTGCAGATAATGACTGAAGTGCTTTATTGTGTTTTTCTAAAGATGACTGACTACCAGATGTTGAAAATAAGAATAAGGTATTCGTATTAAAAGGCAGGTTGAATGATTCTAGATTGTTATTGTTCATGATTTTATTTTTTTATTATTTCTTCTAACTATAAACTGTTTAAGTATTACAAAAGTATTGAATGAACACCATAGATAATTGTATATTTTAAACACTAAATTAAATTGAACTGATAGAGCTAATTTCTTCCTTTTCCTAAAAGCTATTTATATACAACACATAAATAGTTTAATGATGAATAACCAATTTACACTTTGAGTTAATTCTAATAATCGAAAACAAGAATACAGCTAAGTACTTGATAAACAAATATTAACCTATTATTTAAATTAATCATCCACAAATTTTTTTCTCAACAAATGTACATGAGAAGCTCTTAGCTACTTTTTAAATTTGCATCATAGTAATGAAAATAAAAAACAAAATTATGCGTAAAAAAACATTTCTTGTAACACAATTTAGTATCGTAGTTTTAACACTGACTTCTTCCCACCTATTACATAGCAGTACTAAAAACAATCATAATAATTTAAAGAAAAACACAATGAAAATTGAAAAGCCTACCAGAATATCACATACTTACGAACAAACAATAAATGGATCAATTGAAGACATTTTACCTCTTTATTGCCCTGTCCGTGAATTAGAGTGGGTTGAAAAGTGGAATCCTAAAACGGTTTATAGTAATTCTGGGGTAGTTGAAGAAGACTGCATTTTCATAACGTACCATGATGAAAATGAAGTTGTTTGGATTGTAACAGAGTATAATACTGAGACTGGACATGTAAAGATGTATTATCATGAAGCAGGAGTTCAAGTAACAAAATTAGAAATACAGGTTTCTCCTATTACAGAAAACAAAACGAAAGCTGTACTAACTTATAGTAAAACTGCTCTAAGTAAAAAAGGTAATAATGTTTTGAAAGAATTTACAAAAGAAGAATATGATATCATGATGGACTCTTGGGAAAAAGCTATGAATCATTATTTAAAGACAGGTGAAATGTTGAAAAATTTACCTAACTTCTAAAGAAATAACGTGCAAAAAAGCAAAACGTATTATTAATTATAATATCGAAAATAAATTACTTAGTATGAAGTTTCCTCAATTTATTAACTTAGGTTATTAAAATGGGGAAACTTCTTTCTTAAACAGTAACACTCTACATACATAATTAAATATATGATACCTATAAAACACCTACTTTATAGAACCTATAAACTTTTTTTCATTGTTATACTTCCATCGGTATTATCTGCTTGTACCATTGGTGAGCAAGGAGTTTTCTATGCCGAAATAAGTAAAAAACCAATACTTAGAATTCAGAATAATAAATTAAGGATTGAGGTACATAATTCTAATGTAAATTCTGCTCAGCTAATTTATGAAGTAAATGCGACTATAAATCAAGAAGAAAAAGTGATTAACCTTAAAGCAAAACAAGCTATAAATAAAGACTATTTGGAGAATTTTGAAATTGATATTCCACAGTCAATAATCAAAACTATTAATCTTTGGACTATCAACTGGGTTGATCCAGATGGTACAAT includes:
- a CDS encoding DUF72 domain-containing protein; the encoded protein is MCMDFGRLKDISKVDFSLPGEDQYSKLMFRNHPNFVNSFTFRLGAPAWSCADWKGKIYPDKAQAPTFLHYYAQHFDTIELNSTHYGIPKENTLIKWRSTVGDNFRFSPKFLQSVSHRKRLKNSKDDVLEFTDQMLALGGNLGYSWVQLPPDFTTKEASALFQFLDLFPKNYKLGVELRHPSWFTDEVMLNTLSEILTDKGYALVITDVAGRRDVLHMRVTTPVLMVRFVGNELHQTDFKRVNDWRERIASFKRQGLQEVYFFGHQPEDILCPELGNYIGKDFTKHQISDFNYPIIREKIEQQSLF
- a CDS encoding NAD(P)H-binding protein, producing MKNEIEMINNMKTIVLFGATGATGQILLQKLINDDQIKKVITFTRKKLDDNDKIDQNILTDFSQLKTINVEADSVVTCLGTTLKKAGSIEAFEEIDRDLIFQIAEWTKKNQIKEFHTISSVGADAEASNYYLRVKGEMQELVKSVGIESTVFYQPSILKAGNREEFRLKESASQLFFQLISNLSPKFEKYAPVDVNEMSTFIHQNLFNNNHGITFYSSSEINSVSFLSQSEYFSKEKSTSFSLFLFGGVNTVLQSAIYSLSSSVFIKGISLPILTASALACIVGGVILLQIPQHIKSLQKELELGVPLIEALRVSKVIKTFNKLLTTELLTLVGGAILGFGFSNQFLQGIGLGAILSAFILLLIDTNLIANAKKI
- a CDS encoding DUF1349 domain-containing protein, which gives rise to MESLNPCELLKGENFFKLKANAGTDFICKYEEYVKDSATFYHQFKEGDFTIKGKVTTLGSAPFDAAFLMVRQNGRKWMKIAVELGVDKKYNVVSVITNNWSDDANGEILEGNNCWLRITRKNNFFGLHYSIDGIKWRFVRAFGMEMDKSVSIGFGIQSPKGDNCIGIIEELKVSDIPVDNFRNGS
- a CDS encoding shikimate dehydrogenase family protein, which codes for MNNNNLESFNLPFNTNTLFLFSTSGSQSSLEKHNKALQSLSANLSYFTFPHKISAKEYANLLKSPITRGGAVTGQGLKSEIIPFLDEIEVLAKNTGAVNTVVNRNGKLYGFNTDAFGFETAVRKHIGESGLEIKSAVIYGNGGVSGVASYVLKNMGINVTMRGRNQGRVNKKMEELRLKDFSGPFDLVVNATPMSSYQLSEVTGFLEILEGSKMVFDHNMPEKDNKINYLEQYCLKTDTYFIPGKDMYIPQMIKQWRLFINGALDTSGNKLEVSENDIKKHWNV